Below is a window of bacterium DNA.
CAGGCCGCCTCGCTCGACCGCGATTGGGTGATTGCACGGCCGAAGCCCCGGGTTCGCCGGCGGCGCTCTTCCACCGCCGCCGGGGGATTCCGGGGCGGGCCGACCAGGCGGATGCGATGAAGATGGGACCTTCGACGATCGTGTATCTGGATCACGCGGCGACCACCCCGGTCGATCCCCGCGTGCTCCACGCGATGCTCCCCTACTTCACCGAGCAGGCCGGCAACGCCAGCAGCGTACATGCGCTCGGACAGGAGGCGCGCGCCGCGGTCGATCAAGCACGCGCGCAGGTCGCGGCCGCCGTCGGCGCGCGGCCCGCCGAGATCATTTTTACCAGCGGGGCGACCGAATCGGACAACCTGGCAGTCGCGGGCGTTGCGTTGGCGACCGAGGCCCGCGGCCGCCACATCGTGACGACTACGATCGAGCATCATGCCATCTTAGAAGTCTGCCACTTTCTCGAGCACCGCGGGTACGACGTGACGTACCTCCCCGTCGATGGCCGGGGGATCGTTGATCCTGATGATGTGCGGAAGGCGCTCCGGGCGGACACCGTCTTGATCTCAGTCATGGCCGCCAATAACGAGATCGGCACGCTGCAGCCGGTGGCGGAGATCGGGCGCCTCGCGCGCGCGCGGAACATCCCGTTTCACTCCGACGCGACGCAACTCGTCGGGGCCGCGCCCGTGAGCGTCGACGGCCTCCACGTCGACCTCCTCTCGTTCTCCGCGCATAAACGCTACGGTCCCAAGGGGGTGGGCGCCCTGTACGTGCGCCCGGGCGTTCCGCTGACGCCGGTCCAGCGGGGCGGGAGCCATGAGCGAGGCCGGCGCGGCGGGACGGAAAACGTTCCAGGGATCGTGGGGTTTGGCGCAGCCTTGAGGATCGCGATTGGGGAGATGGAACCGGAGCGGGCCCGCCTCATCGCCCTGCGCGATCGGCTGATCCGTGAAGCGCTCGAGCTGCCGGGTGCCCACCTCAACGGAGATCCCGTGCACCGTCTGTCCAACAACGTCAATCTCTCGTTCGATGGGACCGACAGCCAATCGCTCGTCATGGGCCTCGATCTCCAGGGGGTCGCGGCCAGCTCGGGCTCGGCATGCAGCTCGGGGAGCATGGAGCCATCGCATGTGCTGGTCGCGCTGGGCGTGGCCCCGGATCGTGCCGCGGCGGCGGTCCGGCTCACGCTCGGCCGGGGGACGACCGAAGCCGACGTGACCTCCGCGCTCGCCGCCCTGCGCGATGTCGTGATTCGGCTCCAGCGGGCCGCCTAAGCCTACGGCTCGACCGGTTCCACTCCGAGGTGGCCGGGACGCTTCTCGCGGGTGGGCCCGCCCCTGGGTGGGTCGATGTACTCGTGCCACATCCGCTTCTGCACGGGTTCCAGCTGTGCGAAATCCTCGGGGCAGATGAGCAGCGTCGCAAGCGGCGATTCGGGGAGGATCCCGTCCTTCGGTCCTTCGAGCCGCGCCATCCATCCCGCACTGCCGGGTTTGAACGCCTTGCCGCATTTGGAACACGTGAGCATGGCGACACCTCCGTTGCTCTCACTGTATGGTCGCGAAGCGCCGGCTGCAAATGCCGGACCGTGATGGCCGCGGACTCGTGTCGTTGACAGGGTCTCCCAAGTCTGCAATCATGAAAGCGTTGAGTGGCACGAGCGCCCCGCTCGCGGGGCTGCTGCGGGCCGCGCCGGCGCCAAGGGGTCAAGATGATATCCGGATATCTCCCTGTGCTCGTCCACCTCGCCCTTGCGATCCTGCTCGCCGTCGTGCTGCTCGGGCTGCACCGGCTCGCGGGGGGCAGTCGCCCCACGCTCGAAAAGTCTCTCCCGTACGAGTCGGGGATGTGGCCGATCGGGAGCGCCCGTGAACGCATCCCGATCCGCTTCTACCTCGTAGCGATGCTGTTCATCCTGTTCGACATCGAGATCGTGTTTGTCTACCCGTGGGCGGTCCTGGTGCGCGAGCTCGGGAACGCGGGCCTTGTGGAGATGTTCACGTTCCTCGCGGTGCTGGGATGCGGTTATGTGTACCTCGTGCGCCGGAGGGCGCTCGAATGGGAGTGATCTCCTCCGAGCGCGACGTCGAGCGCAACGTCTTGACGACCACCGTCGACCGGATCGTGAGCTGGGCGCGGAAGAGTTCGTTGTGGCCGGTGCAGTTCGGCCTGGCGTGCTGCGCCATCGAGATGATCAGCACGGCCGCGTCGAGGTTCGACATCGCCCGCTTCGGGTCGGAGCTGTTCCGGGCTTCACCGCGGCAGTCGGACCTCATGATCGTCGCCGGGCGGGTCAGCCAGAAGATGGCCCCCGTGGTCCGTCACATCTACGATCAGATGCTTGAGCCGAAGTGGGTGATCGCGATGGGGGACTGCGCCAGCACAGGCGGGCTGTACAACAACTACGCCGTCGTGCAGGGCGTGGACAAGATCATCCCCGTGGACGTGTACGTCGCCGGGTGCCCCCCGCGCCCCGAGGCCCTCCTCGACGGGCTCCGCCTGTTGCAAGAGAAGATCGCTCAGGGATCTTCCGCCCGGCGGGCGACCTGAGCAGCGGGGCGCTGATGGAACAGGGGCCGCTTCTCGACCGCCTGCGTCCCCATGTGCCGTGGGGCCTCGCGATCCCCAAGGACGAAGGCGGCCGGCCCACATTGCTCGTGACCCCCGGGGTGTTGCTCGAGGTGCTCGAGGCCGCCCGAGCGCATCTCGCACTCGACGCGCTGGTGGATCTGACCTGCTGGGACCGCGCGCCCGCTTCCCCGCGATTCGAGGCCGTGTACCTTCTGGGGCAGGCGGGAGGCTCCGACCGGCTGACGGTCAAAGTGCAGATCGAAGGCGAGCACCCGCGCCTGCCCTCGTCGGTGGGCGTCTACCCCGGCGCCGCGTGGCCGGAGCGCGAGGTCTACGACATGTTTGGCGTCGTCTTCGAGGGGCATCCCGATCTCCGGCGGATCCTGATGCCGGACGACTGGGAGGGGCATCCGCTACGACGCGATTTTCCCCTGACCGAGGAGGCGGTGGAGTTCAAGGGGCACACGCCAAAGGTGCCGAGCGAAATCATCCCATTCTTCCGGCCGCACAGCCCGTCGGGATCTGGAGGCGACCCGCCGCCGGTGCCCGGATGATCGAGCGCACCCGCGAAACGCTTACCATTAACATGGGTCCCCAGCACCCCGGCACGCACGGGCTGCTGCGGCTCGTTCTCGAGATCGAGGGGGAGATCGTCCGCAAGTGCACGCCCGTCATCGGCTACCTCCACACCGGGATCGAGAAGGAAATGGAGACGCGAACATACCTCCAGAACGTGACGCTGGTGGACCGGATCGAGTACGTCGCGGCGTACATGGAGGAGATGGCATTTTACCTGTCGGTCGAGCGGCTGATGGGCCTCGAGGTGCCGCCGCGCGCCCGCTGCATTCGCGTCCTGATGTGCGAGTTGAACAGGGTCGCGAGCCACCTGATCTACCTCGGGTCGGCCGCGCTCGATCTCAATGTCTCGAGCGTGTTGATGTACGCGTTTGCCGATCGCGAGCGTTTTCTCGATCTCTCCGAGATGGTCTCGGGGCAGCGAATGATGCCCGGGTACTTTCGTGCGGGCGGGGTGGCCGCCGACCTCCCCGACGAGTTCTTCCCGGCGGCGCGGTCGTTCCTGGACGACCTGGCCCGGCGCATCGACGAATACGAGCGCCTGCTGGACGACAACCTGATCTGGAGGGAGCGGACGGAAGGGGTGGCGACGCTCTCCCGGGAGGACGCGATCCGTCTCGGGGCGACCGGCCCGGTGCTCCGGGGATCCGGTGTGGCGCACGACGTCCGCAGACTGCTCCCGTACGGGGGGTACGAGGAGTTCGAGTTCGACATCCCGACCCGGCGCGAGGGCGACGCGTACGCCCGGTATCGGGTCCGGATGGAGGAGATGCGGCAGAGCCGGCGGATCGCGATCGCGGCGCTCGAGCGCCTTCCCGGCGGGCCCGTGATCGTTGACGATCGCAAGGTCGCGCTCCCCCCGCGACACGAACTGGCGCGCAGCATGGAGGCCGTGATCCACCAATTCAAGCTGGTCAGCGAAGGCTACCATCCTCCGGCCGGGGACACCTATGTCGCGACCGAATCGGCGCGGGGCGAAAAGGGATACTTCATCGTGAGCGACGGGAGCAACCGGCCGGTCCGGGTCCACGTGCGCGCGCCGTCCTTCTATAATCTGCAGGCGCTCCCGGCGATGGTTGAAGGCCGGCCGCTGGGCGATGTGGTGGTGGCCATCGCCAGCATCGACATCGTGCTCGGGGACGTGGATCGTTGACGGCCCGCATGCTGTCCAGGGGCGCCCTGGAGGAGATCGCACGCCTCCGCGCCGGGTATCCGGAGGCACGCTCGGCGCTGATTCCATCGTTGCATGTCGCGCAGGCGGAGGTGGGCTATCTGGCGGAGGGCGCGATGGCGGAGGTGGGCGAAGCGCTCGGGCTGCCGCTCACCGAGGTCGCCTCCGTCGCGTCGTTCTACGAGATGTTTCATCTGGAGCCGGTTGGGCGGCATCATATCCGGATCTGCATCAACATCTCCTGTCACCTCAACGGGTGCGATGAGGTCGTGGATTATCTGTGCCGGCGGTTGGGGATCCGGCCCGGACAGACGACGGCCGACGGCCGCGTGACGCTGGAATCGGTGCAGTGTCTCGCCGCATGCGAGGAAGCCCCCGTGCTGTTGATCAATGCCGAGCGGCACGCTCGGGTGACTCCGGCAGCGGTCGACGAGCTGCTGGCGAGGTTACCCTAGCATGCCGCGTCCACTGCTGACCCGGTATTTCGGTCAACCCGGCCGCGAGCGCATCGAGGCCTACCTCGAGACGGGGGGGTACCGCGCCGCGACGGCGGCGCTCCGCGATCTCACGCCCGACAAGATCACCGAGATCGTCGAGGCGGCCGGGCTGCGCGGCCGGGGCGGGGCGGGTTTCCCGACCGCCCGGAAGTGGAAGCTGACGCCTAAGCGCGAGGGAGGGGAGCGGTATCTGGTCGTCAACGGAGACGAGAGCGAGCCCGGGACGTTCAAGGACCGGACTCTCGTCGAGCAAGACCCACACCAACTGCTCGAAGGGATCCTCATCGCCGCATACGCC
It encodes the following:
- a CDS encoding NADH-quinone oxidoreductase subunit C is translated as MEQGPLLDRLRPHVPWGLAIPKDEGGRPTLLVTPGVLLEVLEAARAHLALDALVDLTCWDRAPASPRFEAVYLLGQAGGSDRLTVKVQIEGEHPRLPSSVGVYPGAAWPEREVYDMFGVVFEGHPDLRRILMPDDWEGHPLRRDFPLTEEAVEFKGHTPKVPSEIIPFFRPHSPSGSGGDPPPVPG
- the nuoD gene encoding NADH dehydrogenase (quinone) subunit D, whose product is MIERTRETLTINMGPQHPGTHGLLRLVLEIEGEIVRKCTPVIGYLHTGIEKEMETRTYLQNVTLVDRIEYVAAYMEEMAFYLSVERLMGLEVPPRARCIRVLMCELNRVASHLIYLGSAALDLNVSSVLMYAFADRERFLDLSEMVSGQRMMPGYFRAGGVAADLPDEFFPAARSFLDDLARRIDEYERLLDDNLIWRERTEGVATLSREDAIRLGATGPVLRGSGVAHDVRRLLPYGGYEEFEFDIPTRREGDAYARYRVRMEEMRQSRRIAIAALERLPGGPVIVDDRKVALPPRHELARSMEAVIHQFKLVSEGYHPPAGDTYVATESARGEKGYFIVSDGSNRPVRVHVRAPSFYNLQALPAMVEGRPLGDVVVAIASIDIVLGDVDR
- a CDS encoding NADH-quinone oxidoreductase subunit A; amino-acid sequence: MISGYLPVLVHLALAILLAVVLLGLHRLAGGSRPTLEKSLPYESGMWPIGSARERIPIRFYLVAMLFILFDIEIVFVYPWAVLVRELGNAGLVEMFTFLAVLGCGYVYLVRRRALEWE
- the nuoE gene encoding NADH-quinone oxidoreductase subunit NuoE, whose amino-acid sequence is MTARMLSRGALEEIARLRAGYPEARSALIPSLHVAQAEVGYLAEGAMAEVGEALGLPLTEVASVASFYEMFHLEPVGRHHIRICINISCHLNGCDEVVDYLCRRLGIRPGQTTADGRVTLESVQCLAACEEAPVLLINAERHARVTPAAVDELLARLP
- a CDS encoding cysteine desulfurase family protein, with the protein product MGPSTIVYLDHAATTPVDPRVLHAMLPYFTEQAGNASSVHALGQEARAAVDQARAQVAAAVGARPAEIIFTSGATESDNLAVAGVALATEARGRHIVTTTIEHHAILEVCHFLEHRGYDVTYLPVDGRGIVDPDDVRKALRADTVLISVMAANNEIGTLQPVAEIGRLARARNIPFHSDATQLVGAAPVSVDGLHVDLLSFSAHKRYGPKGVGALYVRPGVPLTPVQRGGSHERGRRGGTENVPGIVGFGAALRIAIGEMEPERARLIALRDRLIREALELPGAHLNGDPVHRLSNNVNLSFDGTDSQSLVMGLDLQGVAASSGSACSSGSMEPSHVLVALGVAPDRAAAAVRLTLGRGTTEADVTSALAALRDVVIRLQRAA